One region of Culex pipiens pallens isolate TS chromosome 2, TS_CPP_V2, whole genome shotgun sequence genomic DNA includes:
- the LOC120432558 gene encoding uncharacterized protein LOC120432558, which yields MCQCSVRSFPKCRPRYRPQSTRRHAAKRPWIDPGHHQPRFGIATPDEPRTSPHVVPELTGFRRRRTTATVNRLRPPHRPRATATEHVRQYQRDLAEVRAAARLRVAATIGSA from the coding sequence ATGTGCCAGTGCTCAGTGCGTTCTTTCCCCAAGTGTAGGCCACGCTACAGGCCCCAATCCACTCGCCGTCACGCGGCAAAACGCCCCTGGATCGACCCAGGACATCACCAGCCCAGGTTCGGCATCGCTACGCCGGACGAACCGCGTACGTCACCACACGTGGTTCCGGAACTGACCGGCTTCCGCCGGAGAAGGACGACAGCAACCGTCAACCGTCTGCGTCCACCGCATCGGCCACGCGCAACAGCAACCGAGCACGTGCGTCAGTATCAGCGCGACCTCGCTGAGGTCCGAGCAGCGGCCCGCCTTCGAGTGGCGGCCACGATAGGTTCGGCGTGA